One genomic segment of Tachyglossus aculeatus isolate mTacAcu1 chromosome 17, mTacAcu1.pri, whole genome shotgun sequence includes these proteins:
- the LOC119939028 gene encoding olfactory receptor 14A16-like gives MPNVSTVTEFLLMSFSEVRELQLVHAALFLLVYLTALTGNLLIVAITALDRCLHTLMYFFLRNLSIIDLCYISVTVPKSIDISLTDHRSISRLGCVAQVFLVDLFAGSELLVLTAMSYDRYAAICRPLHYELIMNNTACGKMLAASWLSGVLISVLLSASTFSLRFCGSNIVQQFFCDVSPLLKISCSENHVAIDVRIIGGSAFGIVCFICIVVSYVRIFQAVLRMPASESRAKALSTCLPHFTVFTVFVSTAIISYLKPVSDSPSTLDLLVSVFYTVVPPTMKPLIYSLRNRDMKAALGRVLKRRFLLPPLRAKMSVSFC, from the coding sequence atgcccaacgtctccacggtgacagaattcctcctgatgagtttctcagaagtccgggagctgcagctggtccatgccgcgctgttcctactggtctacctgacggccctgacggggaatctcctcatcgttgccatcactgccctcgaccggtgcctccacaccctcatgtactttttcctcagaaacctgtccatcatcgacctctgctacatatcCGTCACAGTCCCTAAGTCAATCGACATCTCACTGACAGATCATAGATCTATCTCCCGCctgggctgtgtggcccaggtctttttggtggatctGTTTGCTGGTTCGGAGCTGTtagtcctcactgcaatgtcctatgatcgctacgctgccatctgccgccccctgcactatgaactcatcatgaacaacacggcctgtggaaagatgttggccgcctcctggctcagcggggtgcttaTTAGTGTCCTGCTTTCagcctcgactttctccctgagattctgtgggtccaacatcgtccagcagttcttctgtgatgtctctcccctgttgaagatctcctgctccgagaaccacgtcgccatAGATGTGCGCATCATCGGTGGTTCAGCTTTCGGTATTGTCTGCTTCATCTgtatcgtcgtctcctacgtgcgcatcttccaggctgtgctgaggatgccggcctccgagagccgggccaaagcactctccacctgcctgccccacttcacCGTCTTCACTGTCTTCGTCTCTACGgccatcatctcctacctcaagcccgtgtcagactccccctcgaccctggacctgctggtgtccgtgttctacaccgtggtgccccccaccatgaagcccctcatctacagcctgaggaatcgggacatgaaggctgccctagggagagtcctaaagaggagattcctcctccctcctctaagagccaaaatgtctgtttccttttgctga